A genomic segment from Nodularia sphaerocarpa UHCC 0038 encodes:
- a CDS encoding amino acid adenylation domain-containing protein — protein sequence MNTNLNRQNIEDIYPLSPLQQGMLFHSLYAPDSGAYVVQVSYELHGSLNIPAFDTTWQYLINRYPVLRTAFVWDKLEKPLQVVGKQVEFSISHLDWCNFTGNEQQESLKSLLQKQREQGFNLSQAPLMQITLIKLTNTVYQFVWSYHHLLLDGWSVQVLLKDFLVIYQAYSQEQTPVLANPRRYRDYIAWLQQQDFAESEIFWKQQLQGFLSPTRLNIEQNRDVRPDNLHSHYSEQNIQLSVELSKKLDTLAKQQQLTINTFVQGAWALLLSRYSGEKDILFATVCAGRPGSLINADSMVGLFINTLPFRVLVSPEESLYKSLQKLQHQQVEIREYEYCSLVDIHRWSEVSRSLPLFETLVVFENYPIEPALKQSLDSLEIRNIQAIEQTNYPLTLYATVDSQLSLRLLYDRDRYHNTTITQILEQLETLLLGMTQGNCTLAALPILSPTQQQQILIDWNATTQEIPQQCVHEIISQQAAQTPDATAVVFGDKTLTYAELNAKSNQIAHFLLQMGVKPEARIGVYLERSSPLLIIALLGILKAGAAYVPLDPTFPPERLRFMMADAQLTLLLTQTYLNSIITHELATVNLDQVEENINQQPIFDPQVKVTPEQVTYLIYTSGSTGKPKGVMIEGRSLVNILTDLKQRLSITPTDKLLAITTIAFDIAALELFLPLIAGAQIVLAPQTLDPTQLATCIEQNQITVMQATPATWRLLITSGWRGKVDLKILCGGEALDNTLAQQLLSCTQEVWNLYGPTETTIWSAAQKLSIDEPVTIGHPIANTQFYVLDEHLQPLPIGVPGELYISGAGVARGYWKRPDLTAERFLLKTLPLCAFAPLREKTLYKTGDRVRYLENGKLEYLGRLDHQIKIRGFRIELGEIEAVLTEHPAVNQAVVTLREQQPGEPHLLAYIVPKTEIILTEIRSYLGEKLPTYMIPAAFIELEKLPLTPNGKINRKALPTANNLRLAVSNTLVLPQTEIEQTIANIWKELLTIENLSIHDNFFDLGGHSLLIVRMQGQLHLQLNQNIPLVDLFRHPTINALAKYLTQKTPSPNPETTSRIAQLQNGKQRLLQQRQTRLKT from the coding sequence ATGAATACTAACTTAAATCGCCAAAATATAGAAGATATTTATCCCCTCTCACCTTTGCAACAGGGTATGTTATTTCATAGTCTGTATGCGCCTGATTCTGGTGCTTATGTCGTACAGGTAAGTTATGAGTTACATGGTAGTTTAAATATTCCCGCTTTTGATACTACTTGGCAATATTTAATTAATCGTTATCCTGTTTTACGGACAGCTTTTGTTTGGGACAAGTTAGAAAAGCCTCTACAAGTAGTTGGTAAGCAGGTAGAATTTTCTATTTCTCATCTTGACTGGTGTAATTTTACTGGTAATGAACAACAGGAATCTTTAAAATCATTACTGCAAAAACAGCGAGAACAGGGCTTTAATTTGTCTCAAGCACCCCTGATGCAAATAACGCTGATCAAGTTAACAAATACAGTTTATCAATTTGTCTGGAGTTATCACCATTTACTTTTAGATGGTTGGTCAGTACAAGTTCTTTTAAAAGATTTTCTGGTTATTTATCAAGCATATAGCCAAGAACAAACACCCGTTTTAGCAAACCCACGCCGTTATCGAGATTATATCGCTTGGTTACAGCAACAAGATTTTGCTGAATCTGAGATATTTTGGAAACAGCAGTTACAGGGTTTTCTGTCTCCAACCCGACTAAATATTGAGCAAAATAGAGATGTTCGTCCAGATAATTTACATAGCCATTATAGTGAGCAAAATATTCAGCTTTCAGTTGAATTAAGTAAAAAATTGGACACTTTAGCGAAACAACAACAATTAACTATTAATACCTTTGTACAAGGTGCTTGGGCTTTGTTATTAAGTCGCTATAGTGGGGAAAAAGATATTTTATTTGCTACTGTGTGCGCTGGTCGTCCGGGGTCACTAATTAATGCTGATTCGATGGTGGGATTATTTATTAATACTTTACCATTCCGGGTATTAGTATCTCCTGAAGAGTCGTTATATAAATCGCTGCAAAAGTTACAGCACCAGCAAGTAGAAATACGAGAATATGAATATTGTTCTTTAGTGGATATTCATCGCTGGAGTGAAGTTTCACGCTCTTTACCACTGTTTGAAACTTTGGTGGTGTTTGAAAATTATCCCATTGAACCCGCCCTGAAACAATCCTTGGATTCTCTGGAGATTCGTAATATCCAAGCTATAGAACAAACTAATTATCCCCTGACGCTGTATGCAACAGTAGATTCTCAGCTTTCTTTAAGACTTTTATACGATCGCGATCGCTATCACAATACCACTATCACCCAAATCTTAGAACAGTTAGAAACACTGTTGTTAGGAATGACACAGGGAAATTGTACTTTAGCCGCATTACCAATTCTTAGTCCCACCCAACAACAGCAAATACTCATTGATTGGAACGCCACAACCCAGGAAATTCCCCAGCAGTGCGTTCATGAAATCATTAGTCAGCAAGCAGCACAAACACCAGACGCGACAGCAGTTGTATTTGGAGATAAAACCCTGACTTACGCGGAATTAAACGCAAAATCCAACCAAATCGCCCATTTTCTATTACAAATGGGAGTAAAACCAGAAGCCAGAATTGGGGTTTATTTAGAGCGTTCATCGCCATTATTGATTATAGCCTTACTCGGTATCCTCAAAGCTGGTGCAGCCTACGTACCCCTAGATCCTACCTTCCCCCCAGAACGTCTGCGTTTTATGATGGCAGATGCACAGTTAACATTATTACTTACACAGACATATTTAAATAGTATAATTACACATGAATTAGCAACAGTCAACCTGGATCAAGTAGAGGAAAATATTAATCAACAGCCAATCTTTGACCCACAAGTTAAAGTAACACCAGAACAGGTAACATATCTAATTTATACATCAGGGTCAACAGGGAAACCAAAAGGGGTGATGATTGAAGGGCGATCGCTCGTCAACATTTTAACAGACCTGAAACAACGATTATCAATTACGCCCACAGATAAACTATTAGCAATAACCACCATCGCCTTTGACATCGCCGCCTTAGAATTATTTCTCCCCTTAATTGCCGGCGCACAAATCGTATTAGCGCCCCAAACCCTTGACCCCACTCAACTTGCAACCTGCATAGAACAAAATCAAATCACCGTCATGCAAGCCACACCCGCCACTTGGAGGTTACTAATAACCAGTGGTTGGCGTGGAAAAGTAGACTTAAAAATCCTCTGTGGTGGAGAAGCATTAGATAACACCCTAGCCCAACAACTATTATCCTGCACCCAAGAAGTCTGGAATCTTTATGGACCGACAGAAACAACCATTTGGTCAGCCGCCCAAAAACTCAGTATAGATGAACCAGTCACCATCGGTCATCCCATAGCCAACACCCAATTTTACGTCCTCGACGAGCATTTACAACCCCTCCCCATAGGAGTACCAGGAGAATTATATATTAGTGGTGCAGGAGTCGCCAGAGGATATTGGAAACGCCCAGACCTAACAGCAGAAAGATTTCTTCTTAAAACTCTTCCCCTTTGCGCCTTTGCGCCTTTGCGTGAGAAAACCCTCTACAAAACAGGCGATCGCGTCCGCTACTTAGAAAATGGTAAACTAGAATACTTAGGTAGACTAGATCATCAAATCAAAATTAGAGGATTTCGCATTGAACTAGGAGAAATAGAAGCAGTATTAACAGAACATCCCGCAGTAAACCAAGCAGTAGTCACACTCAGAGAACAACAACCTGGAGAACCTCACTTACTAGCCTACATAGTCCCCAAAACCGAGATCATCCTCACAGAAATACGCTCCTACTTAGGAGAAAAACTACCCACATATATGATCCCGGCCGCATTTATAGAATTAGAAAAATTACCTTTAACACCCAACGGAAAAATTAACCGCAAAGCATTACCAACAGCAAATAACTTGCGTTTAGCCGTGAGTAACACCTTAGTGCTACCGCAGACCGAAATTGAGCAAACCATCGCCAATATTTGGAAAGAACTACTAACCATAGAAAATCTCAGTATTCATGATAACTTCTTCGACTTAGGAGGACACTCCTTATTAATAGTTAGAATGCAAGGACAACTACACCTCCAACTCAATCAAAACATTCCCCTAGTAGACCTATTCCGCCACCCCACAATTAACGCCCTAGCAAAATATTTAACTCAAAAAACCCCCTCACCCAACCCAGAAACAACATCAAGAATTGCTCAATTACAAAACGGTAAACAAAGACTCCTCCAACAAAGACAAACCAGACTAAAAACCTAA
- a CDS encoding amino acid adenylation domain-containing protein yields the protein MQAGMLFHTLYAPNSGVYFEQRSCLIRGNLNLAAFRQAWQRVVERHSVLRTAFHYSELEKPLQVVYDSVDLPWQELDWCGLEDTEQEVKLTEFLESDCNCGFDLQQPPLMRCAVIRLEANKYQFIWSHHHLLMDGWCNGILLTEVFTLYKAFCQEQDLTLPPPTPYSNYILWLQQQNPEQAESYWRKHLQNFTAPTVLGMRSENVETLYATSLQGIGYEAMQNFVRQHRLTLNTLVQGAWALLLSRYSGENDVLFGTTVSGRPPELPQVEKIVGLFINTLPVRVDVDGEMQIIPWLQQLQAQQVEREQYSYSSLVDIQGWSSVPRGISLFESLLVFENYPVSIESVIKSFDQTLQIEDTQGVEKTNYPLTLTVIPGQELLFKVSYDVSYFDAATILRFLEHLETLLVSMVNNPEQRLSQISILTPQEKQLILEEWNQTTQVYPNQCIHQLFEAQVERTPDEIALVFGEESFTYRELNHKANQLAHYLQGLGVKRETPVGICLERSPEMIISMLGVLKAGGFYVPLDPAYPQARLRYILDDAKVGVMLTQRRRGAEEEGRIALQSIENPISDVTAESLAYVIYTSGSTGKPKGVMVEQRSLTNLIKALQQQLGICSTDHWLAITTIAFDIAALELFLPLIVGARIILTPQTALVDPSQIAAIIEQQQITVMQATPATWRLLIAHGWMGKADLKILCGGEALDKSLAQQLLSSGQEVWNLYGPTETTIWSAAQKLSHNQPVTIGHPIANTQFYILDQHLQPVPIGVPGELYIAGAGVARGYLNRPELTAEKFILKTPLCASAPLRENTLYKTGDRTRYLPDGTIEYFGRIDNQVKIRGFRIELGEIESLLSQHPEVQASVVVVTEDTTGDKRLVAYIVSQISEIADLRQFLAKHLPDYMIPSQFISLDALPLTPNGKVDRRALPKPQFNTSLEVIVPRTPTEELLLNIWQNILNLNSVGITDNFFTLGGHSLLVIRLVSQIQQVFGVDISLRQIFEKPTIVELATLINSSRFVEFNYPTLTLPLEKGGNRISSLPLENGGNPISSLPPLQGGIKGGKYPLSFAQQRLWMLVQIEPENPSYNVAAALRLSGDVNVDVLTQTFKEIIQRHEVLRTSFLNVDGQGVAVIAPEIDINIPIVDLSFLPLSQQQQLAKEESQQPFNLEESPLLRAKLLYLNPHEYILLLTMHHIITDGWSINIFAGEMATIYQAFSQGKPSPLQPLKIQYADFAVWQRSQNDKFNYQLEYWRQQLESAPELLELPTDYPRPAIQTFRGQRYIFTISGELTEKIKQLGQETHTTLFMVMFSAFSILLHRYSQQEKIVIGSPVANRHYPGTEGLIGFFVNTFALLISLEDNPTVTELLPRVREMVLSAYSHQDVPFEQVVEELKLVRSLSHSPLFQVMLVVENAPTQPIEIPGLRWSPLEIDGGTAKFDLTLMIAETDAGLQGKWEYNCDLFTETTIHRFTEHFQNILLGMTSEANQKISDLSLMSGGELQQIINFGTSPINPISNCIQELFEQQVSKFGDDIAVICHHQKITYSELNAKANQLAHHLTSLGIKPEVAVGICVYRSLDFIIGVLAILKAGGFYVPLDPTYPQERLEFLIEDAQIQVILTQQQHIPHQLPDLPIFCFDTTNLAPYPTTNPVPETTPENLAYIMYTSGSTGVPKGVCIPHRGVVRLVKDCNYIDLSADETLLQAAPIAFDASTFEIWGALLNGSRLVILSSQQPTLAEIGQAITAYQITTLWLTAGLFHLMIDEHLESLKSVKQLIAGGDVLSAVHINKLLQTYPECRVINGYGPTENTTFTCCYTVTPPVLSDTLPLLRGGMGRGNTVPIGRPINNTQVYILDKHLNPLPVGVPGELYIAGDGLARGYLNQPDLTAEKFIQHPFPTPHSPLPTPLYKTGDRTRYLPNGNIEYLGRLDNQVKIRGFRIELGEIEAVLNQHPAVKECVVIAREKQLIAYFIPLDSTPDNLREFLQQRLPDYLIPNFFVCLESLPLTANGKVDRQSLPAPEITSFPEGTIARTEREAKLVEIWSSILNLSQVGIYDNFFALGGDSILAIQLISRANQVGLQLTPKQIFQHQTIAELAPVVTPNESILPPQGMITGAVLMTPIQYWFFEQELVNQHHFNQVVFLESSEKLQQEVLVEVINKLLLHHDTLRCQFGGVDCFAQRRKDAKEEIGGEIADLGNVPLVCCDLSGLSESQQDRVIGELIVEVQASLDISFAPLLRVVHFDLGEVSRLLIIIHHLVVDGVSWRILLADFQTVYQQVLAGERIVLPAKTISFLNWAEKLHDYACSPGLQRELKYWLSSKYQEVQPLLKDYSHGSNKVADSDIVTVTLAAEDTQALLTEVPAVYNTQINDVLLTALTATISKWINNDLVLVDLETYGRNFPGEDIDISRTVGWFTAIYPCLLQKSSDNWGEMLKGIKEQLRAVPNQGFNYGILRYLHNGEISEKLQSLPQAEISFNYLGQLDVGFANETFKWLPLPHISNQDKQQIRRYSIEIIGFVRAGKLSFEWIYSQRQYNKETIYQLVDKFQDGLKEIINHCRLPNMGGYTPSDFELANLNQDTLDLVMGMISFEREGV from the coding sequence AACGGGATTTTATTAACAGAAGTCTTTACACTATATAAAGCATTTTGTCAAGAGCAAGATTTAACATTACCACCACCCACACCTTACAGTAATTATATTCTTTGGCTACAGCAACAAAACCCAGAGCAAGCGGAAAGTTATTGGCGTAAGCATCTTCAGAATTTTACAGCACCCACAGTTTTGGGTATGCGATCAGAGAATGTAGAGACTTTGTATGCAACATCTCTACAAGGTATTGGTTACGAAGCGATGCAAAACTTTGTCCGTCAGCATCGTCTCACCCTCAATACTTTAGTGCAAGGGGCTTGGGCGTTATTATTAAGCCGTTATAGCGGTGAGAATGATGTATTATTTGGTACTACTGTTTCCGGTCGTCCTCCAGAATTACCGCAAGTAGAAAAGATAGTTGGGCTATTTATCAATACTTTACCTGTGCGTGTTGATGTCGATGGAGAGATGCAAATAATACCTTGGCTGCAACAATTACAAGCTCAACAGGTAGAAAGAGAACAATATAGTTATAGTTCCTTAGTAGATATTCAAGGTTGGAGTTCCGTTCCCCGTGGAATATCTTTGTTTGAGAGTTTGCTGGTATTTGAGAATTATCCAGTGTCGATAGAATCAGTAATCAAAAGTTTTGACCAGACTCTCCAAATTGAAGACACCCAAGGAGTTGAAAAAACAAATTATCCTTTAACATTAACAGTAATTCCTGGACAAGAGTTGTTATTTAAAGTTAGTTATGATGTTTCTTATTTTGATGCAGCAACGATTTTACGGTTTTTAGAACATTTGGAAACTTTGCTTGTATCAATGGTGAATAATCCTGAGCAAAGGCTTTCACAAATATCAATTTTAACTCCACAGGAAAAACAGCTAATATTAGAAGAGTGGAATCAGACTACACAAGTTTATCCAAATCAGTGCATTCATCAGCTATTTGAAGCGCAGGTGGAAAGAACGCCTGATGAAATTGCGTTGGTTTTTGGTGAGGAATCTTTTACTTATAGAGAACTTAATCATAAAGCTAATCAACTGGCTCATTATTTACAAGGTTTGGGAGTTAAGCGAGAAACTCCTGTGGGAATTTGTTTGGAACGTTCCCCGGAAATGATCATTTCTATGTTGGGGGTTCTCAAGGCTGGGGGGTTTTATGTACCTTTAGATCCGGCTTATCCTCAAGCTCGATTACGGTATATTTTGGATGATGCAAAAGTGGGGGTAATGCTCACGCAGAGACGCAGAGGCGCAGAGGAGGAAGGGAGGATCGCTCTACAATCTATTGAGAATCCTATCAGTGATGTTACAGCAGAAAGTTTAGCTTATGTTATTTATACTTCGGGGTCTACGGGTAAACCGAAGGGGGTGATGGTTGAACAGCGATCGCTCACTAATCTAATCAAGGCTTTGCAACAGCAGTTAGGAATCTGTTCTACAGACCATTGGTTAGCGATTACGACTATTGCATTTGATATTGCCGCTTTGGAGTTGTTTTTGCCTTTAATTGTCGGTGCGCGAATTATTTTAACACCACAAACAGCTTTGGTTGACCCCTCGCAGATAGCAGCTATCATCGAACAGCAGCAAATCACGGTGATGCAAGCTACCCCGGCTACTTGGCGTTTACTTATCGCTCATGGTTGGATGGGTAAAGCAGATTTAAAAATTCTCTGCGGTGGGGAAGCTTTAGATAAGTCACTAGCACAACAGTTGTTATCATCTGGTCAAGAGGTCTGGAATCTCTACGGACCAACGGAAACCACTATTTGGTCAGCAGCACAAAAACTTTCCCATAATCAACCTGTTACCATCGGTCATCCCATCGCGAACACCCAATTTTACATCCTTGACCAGCATTTACAACCCGTTCCCATCGGCGTACCTGGAGAACTATATATTGCGGGTGCGGGAGTCGCCAGAGGTTACTTAAATCGCCCCGAACTAACAGCAGAAAAATTTATCCTCAAAACTCCTCTCTGCGCCTCTGCGCCTCTGCGTGAGAATACCCTATATAAAACAGGCGATCGCACGCGCTACCTCCCAGATGGTACAATCGAATACTTTGGAAGAATAGACAACCAAGTAAAAATCCGGGGATTTCGGATTGAATTAGGTGAAATAGAATCTTTACTCAGCCAACATCCAGAGGTACAAGCATCTGTTGTAGTTGTGACAGAAGATACAACAGGGGATAAACGGTTAGTTGCTTATATTGTCTCGCAAATATCAGAAATTGCAGATTTACGGCAATTTTTGGCAAAACATCTGCCAGATTACATGATTCCTTCTCAATTTATCAGCTTAGATGCACTGCCGTTAACTCCTAACGGTAAAGTTGACCGTCGTGCATTACCAAAACCACAATTCAACACATCATTAGAGGTAATTGTACCACGCACACCCACAGAGGAATTACTGCTGAATATTTGGCAGAATATATTGAATTTAAATTCAGTGGGAATTACAGATAATTTCTTTACTTTAGGTGGTCATTCCCTATTAGTTATTCGTCTGGTTTCCCAAATTCAACAGGTATTTGGGGTGGATATTTCTTTACGACAAATATTTGAAAAACCGACAATTGTTGAATTAGCAACGTTAATTAATTCCTCTCGATTTGTTGAGTTTAATTACCCCACCCTCACCCTCCCCTTGGAAAAGGGAGGGAACAGGATTTCTAGTCTCCCCTTGGAAAATGGAGGAAATCCGATTTCTAGTCTCCCCCCTTTACAAGGGGGGATTAAGGGGGGTAAATATCCCCTTTCCTTTGCTCAACAACGTTTGTGGATGCTGGTGCAAATTGAACCTGAAAACCCATCCTACAACGTAGCGGCAGCTTTACGCCTAAGTGGTGATGTAAATGTTGATGTTCTGACACAAACTTTTAAAGAAATTATCCAGCGCCATGAAGTGTTGCGTACCAGTTTCCTGAATGTTGATGGACAAGGGGTAGCAGTAATCGCACCGGAAATAGATATAAATATCCCAATTGTAGATTTAAGTTTTCTTCCTTTATCTCAACAACAGCAACTTGCAAAAGAAGAAAGTCAGCAACCTTTTAACTTAGAAGAAAGTCCACTTTTACGAGCCAAATTATTATACTTAAATCCTCACGAATACATCTTATTATTGACCATGCACCACATCATTACTGATGGTTGGTCAATTAATATATTCGCTGGAGAAATGGCGACTATATATCAAGCATTTTCTCAAGGAAAACCTTCTCCTCTACAACCATTAAAAATTCAATATGCTGATTTCGCTGTTTGGCAAAGGTCGCAAAATGATAAATTTAACTATCAACTGGAATATTGGCGACAACAATTAGAGTCAGCACCAGAACTATTAGAATTACCTACAGATTATCCGCGTCCAGCTATTCAAACATTTCGAGGTCAGCGTTATATTTTTACAATATCTGGGGAATTAACAGAGAAAATTAAACAACTCGGACAGGAAACGCACACTACATTATTTATGGTAATGTTTTCGGCGTTTAGTATTCTGTTACATCGCTATAGTCAACAAGAAAAAATCGTCATTGGTAGTCCTGTAGCTAATCGTCATTATCCTGGTACAGAGGGATTAATTGGCTTTTTTGTGAATACTTTCGCGCTGTTGATTTCCCTAGAAGATAATCCCACGGTCACGGAATTATTACCACGGGTTAGGGAAATGGTGTTATCTGCATATAGCCATCAAGATGTACCATTTGAGCAGGTAGTGGAAGAGTTAAAATTAGTGCGATCGCTCTCTCACTCACCCTTATTTCAAGTTATGCTGGTAGTAGAAAATGCACCAACTCAGCCAATAGAAATTCCTGGTTTGCGTTGGAGTCCGTTAGAAATTGATGGCGGTACAGCAAAATTTGACCTCACCTTAATGATTGCGGAAACAGACGCAGGTTTACAAGGTAAATGGGAATATAACTGTGATTTATTTACAGAAACAACGATTCACCGTTTTACAGAACATTTCCAGAATATTTTGCTAGGGATGACTTCTGAAGCAAATCAAAAAATCTCTGATTTATCTTTGATGAGTGGGGGAGAACTTCAGCAAATCATCAATTTTGGAACTTCCCCAATAAATCCTATATCTAATTGCATACAGGAATTATTTGAGCAGCAGGTCTCAAAATTTGGTGATGATATTGCAGTTATTTGTCACCATCAAAAAATTACTTACTCAGAACTCAACGCCAAAGCTAATCAACTTGCACATCATCTCACATCTTTAGGAATCAAGCCAGAAGTAGCTGTAGGAATTTGCGTTTACCGTTCCCTGGATTTTATCATCGGTGTTTTAGCAATCCTCAAAGCTGGTGGTTTTTACGTTCCCTTAGATCCAACTTATCCCCAAGAACGTCTAGAATTTCTGATTGAAGATGCTCAAATACAGGTAATACTCACGCAACAACAGCACATCCCCCACCAATTACCCGATTTACCCATCTTCTGTTTTGATACAACAAATCTAGCGCCATATCCCACAACCAACCCAGTCCCCGAAACCACACCAGAAAATCTCGCCTACATTATGTATACCTCCGGTTCTACGGGAGTTCCCAAAGGCGTGTGTATACCCCATCGTGGTGTAGTGCGACTCGTTAAAGATTGCAATTATATAGATTTAAGTGCTGATGAAACCTTGCTTCAAGCCGCACCCATAGCTTTTGATGCTTCTACATTTGAAATTTGGGGAGCATTATTAAATGGTAGTCGCTTAGTTATTTTATCTAGTCAACAGCCTACATTAGCAGAAATAGGACAGGCTATTACAGCTTACCAAATTACTACTTTGTGGTTAACCGCCGGCTTATTTCACCTGATGATAGATGAACATCTTGAAAGTTTGAAATCAGTTAAACAATTAATAGCTGGTGGTGATGTTTTATCTGCGGTTCATATTAACAAATTGCTGCAAACTTATCCTGAATGTCGTGTAATTAACGGTTACGGTCCAACAGAAAATACTACTTTTACCTGTTGTTATACAGTTACCCCACCCGTCCTATCGGACACCCTCCCCTTACTAAGGGGAGGGATGGGGAGGGGTAACACTGTTCCTATCGGTCGCCCTATCAATAATACTCAAGTTTATATTCTCGATAAGCACCTCAACCCTTTACCCGTAGGTGTTCCCGGCGAGTTATATATTGCTGGTGACGGACTAGCGCGGGGTTACTTAAATCAACCAGATTTAACAGCCGAAAAGTTTATTCAGCATCCTTTCCCTACTCCCCACTCCCCACTCCCCACTCCCTTATATAAAACAGGCGATCGCACTCGTTACCTTCCTAATGGTAATATTGAATACTTAGGTAGATTAGACAATCAAGTAAAAATCCGGGGGTTTCGCATTGAGTTGGGCGAGATTGAAGCTGTATTAAATCAGCATCCAGCAGTAAAAGAATGTGTGGTTATTGCTCGTGAAAAACAACTCATAGCCTACTTTATACCTTTAGATAGTACACCAGATAATCTACGAGAATTTTTACAACAACGTCTTCCTGATTATTTGATTCCTAACTTTTTTGTATGTTTAGAAAGTTTACCTCTAACAGCAAATGGTAAAGTAGATAGACAAAGTTTACCAGCACCGGAAATTACAAGTTTTCCAGAAGGAACTATAGCGCGCACTGAGAGAGAAGCCAAGTTAGTGGAAATTTGGTCATCAATTTTGAATTTGTCCCAAGTGGGTATTTATGATAATTTCTTTGCGCTTGGTGGCGATTCTATTTTGGCAATTCAGTTAATTAGTCGTGCTAATCAGGTAGGGCTACAATTAACTCCTAAGCAAATTTTTCAACATCAAACTATTGCTGAACTTGCACCAGTTGTTACTCCTAATGAATCAATTCTACCTCCACAGGGTATGATTACTGGTGCTGTATTAATGACTCCGATTCAATATTGGTTTTTTGAGCAGGAGTTGGTGAATCAGCATCATTTTAATCAGGTGGTGTTTTTAGAGTCTTCTGAGAAGTTACAACAGGAAGTTTTGGTTGAAGTTATTAATAAGTTATTGCTGCATCATGATACGTTGCGGTGTCAATTTGGAGGGGTGGATTGTTTCGCGCAAAGGCGCAAAGACGCAAAGGAAGAGATAGGAGGAGAAATTGCTGACTTAGGGAATGTTCCTCTGGTTTGTTGTGATTTGTCGGGTTTGTCTGAGAGTCAGCAGGATAGAGTTATTGGAGAGCTTATTGTTGAAGTACAAGCTAGTTTAGATATTAGTTTTGCTCCTTTATTGAGGGTGGTACATTTTGATTTGGGTGAGGTGTCTAGGTTATTAATTATTATTCATCATTTGGTTGTTGATGGGGTTTCTTGGCGGATTTTGTTGGCGGATTTTCAAACTGTATATCAACAGGTTTTAGCCGGAGAGAGGATTGTTTTACCTGCTAAGACGATTTCTTTTTTAAATTGGGCTGAAAAATTACATGATTATGCTTGCTCGCCAGGTTTACAACGGGAGTTGAAATACTGGTTGTCTAGTAAATATCAAGAAGTTCAACCTTTATTAAAAGATTATTCTCATGGTAGTAATAAAGTTGCTGATAGTGATATTGTAACTGTAACTCTGGCTGCGGAAGATACTCAGGCGTTATTAACAGAAGTTCCGGCGGTCTATAATACACAAATTAATGATGTGTTATTAACTGCTTTAACAGCTACTATATCAAAATGGATAAATAATGATTTGGTGTTGGTTGATTTAGAAACTTATGGACGCAATTTTCCGGGTGAAGATATAGATATATCTCGGACTGTGGGATGGTTTACAGCAATTTATCCTTGTTTGTTACAAAAGTCTAGTGATAATTGGGGTGAAATGCTTAAGGGTATTAAAGAACAATTACGCGCAGTCCCAAACCAAGGATTTAATTATGGAATTTTGCGCTATCTTCACAATGGGGAAATTTCAGAGAAGTTGCAGAGTTTACCCCAAGCTGAGATTAGTTTTAACTATTTAGGACAATTAGATGTAGGTTTTGCGAATGAAACATTTAAATGGCTACCATTACCGCATATTAGCAATCAAGATAAACAACAAATTCGACGTTATTCTATAGAAATTATTGGGTTTGTGCGAGCAGGAAAATTATCCTTTGAGTGGATATATAGTCAACGTCAGTATAATAAAGAAACTATTTATCAATTAGTTGATAAATTTCAGGATGGATTAAAAGAAATTATTAATCACTGTCGTTTACCTAACATGGGAGGTTACACACCTTCTGATTTTGAGTTAGCGAATTTAAATCAGGATACTTTAGATTTAGTGATGGGGATGATTAGTTTTGAAAGGGAGGGTGTGTAA